GTCATAGCCTTCTTGCGTTTCCTTGGCAGCGGCCGCCCAGATCTCTTCGGTCATGGCCTTGATGTTGCTGGCCAGGAATTCCTGAACTTTGGGGTCCAGCTTGTTCCAGGTGCCCAGGTTGGCTGCGTGAATCTGCTGGTTCCAGTTGATGGGCATTTCGTACAGCTTGGAGCTGACTTCGTACCACTTGGCCGAGTAGCCGGACATGGAGCCGGTAATGGCGCAATCGACCACACCGTTTTGCAGGGCAGGAACCACTTCACCGAATGGGATGGTTACGCTGTTGCCGCCCAGAGCCTGAACGAATTCAGCCTGTGTACGGCTGCTGGTACGCACTTTCTTGCCTTTCAGATCGCTCAGGCCGTTGAAGTTGCCGTTGCAAAACAGAACCTGGGCCGGGTAGGTGGAAAAGCCCAGTACCTTGACGTTGTTTTTGGCGTAGAACTGTTCGTAAGCAGGGGTGAAGGCGTCGGTCAGCTTCTTGGCCATTTCGATATCGGGAGCCAGGCCAGCCAGGTCGATGGCTTCGTTAATGGAGTTGTCGCTGGCGAAGTAAGCCAGGGTAGCCGTACCAAAGGGAATCACGCCCTGACCGATCAAGCGCATGATTTCAGGACCTTTCAGGCCCATGTCGTTAAAGCCCTTGATATCAGCGGTGATCTGGCCACCGGACAGCTCAGGCACTTTCTTGGCCCAGAAGGGCTGCTCGGTGTTCTGGTAGGCGGTCAGGTTGCTCAAGCCACCGACAACTTTCAGGGAAGTCTTGGGCAGTTCCTGGGCCATGGCGGCAGAGCCCAGGGCCAGCGAGCCTAAAGCCAGGGAGGTCAGTACGATTTTTTTCATAAGGTGCTCCTAATAGCGGTCCAGCTGTATGGTTGATAGAGTGCGCTCCCTGTTTGCAGGGGCTGCATATTGAAACCAAAGGGGCGACCGGGGGTGCCGGTCAAATCTTGCTTACAGCGCGGCCAGCCGTGTGTTGGGCAGATCGGTAATCAACATATGGCCAGGGGCATGTGTGATACAAAACTGCGGCTTGGCCTGGGCAGCAACGGCTTGAGGGGTGACGCCGCAAGCCCAGAAAACGGGTAATTCGTCGGGGCCGACTGGCACTGCATCGCCATAGTCGGGTTGTTGCAGGTCGCTGATTCCAATCAGGGACGGGTCGCCGATATGGACCGGGGCACCGTGCACGGACGGAAAGCGCGAGGTGATCTGAATGGCACGGATGGCATCGGCCGCACGCATGGGGCGCATCGACACCACCAGGGGGCCAGACAGGCGCTGTGTACCCTGGGTCTGGATCGAGCTGCGATACATGGGCACATTCACACCCGCGCTGATATGGCGCACATCAATTCCGTCGGCCAGCAGCGCTTCTTCAAAGGAGAAGGAGCAGCCAATCAGAAAGGACACCAGATCATCGCGCCAGACATCTTCGATGTTCAGCGGCTCGGCGTTGAGCTCGCCGTTCTGCCAGACACGGTAACGAGGGAAGTCCGTGCGCAGATCAATCGAGCCCCCCAAGGTTGGAACCTGGAATTGACCCGGTTCGGTCACTGCCAATAAAGGGCAGGGTTTGGGGTTGCGCTGGCAAAACAGCAAGAACTCATCGGCCCAGTCTTTGGGGAGGATCATCAGGTTGGCCTGCACGTAGCCTGCCGCTAGTCCTGCAGTAGGACCAGTATGGGTTTCTTGACGGATCAGCTCGCGGCATTTTTCGGCCTCGGGCGCCAGCACAGGCAGGGTTTGCAGGTTCATGAATGACCACTCGCACAAAAGGGGGTTGATCACAGCATCGGATTGCAACCGATCGGATAATGTGTGTCCAATCGTATGTTTGAATCCAAGGCCATAAAGATTACTTATCGGACTGCACGTATTGTTGGGCGATCGCTTGCGCATGATCGGCGACGACGCGGGCAATATGACTGTCCGGCGAGTCCATCCAACAGGCAAAAAATTCGATCGCTGGCAGTGGCTGATCAACCTTCAAAAGACGCAGTTTTCCCTCGGAAAGCTCGTCTTTTATGACGTCCGGTGCAAGTACGCTTGGACCCATTGCGTGGCGCGTCATTTGCACGATTGTGCTCAGGGATGCACTGCCAAAAATACGGGGAGATTTGACGCCGGCACGCAGCAGCGCTTCGCGTGTGGCCAGGTAAGGAACACTACCCGAGGGATAGGTAATTACAGGGTAAACCCCTAGCTCTGAAACACTGACTTTTCGGCCGTGCAGCTTCAATTCGGGGCTGGCGACCCAGCCTAACTGATAAGCACAAAGTCGAATGCACTGCTCTTTGGGGTCTTGGCCCACGCCCACAATCATGGCCATGTCAATCTGGAAACTGGCCAGTTGCTGGCGCAGTACGCTCGTTGTGTCCACGTGGATTTCAATGACCAGGGAGGGGTATTCCTGATGCAGCTTGTCGATCAGTTCATGCAACCAGGTTTGCACAATGGTTTCAGCAACCCCCAGGCGCAGCAGGCCGCGAATGGCGTTTTGCTCTTTGGCCGCGCGCAGCATCTCGGTGCGCAAGTCCAGCATGCGCTGTGCGTGTGACAGTAGTTCCTGGCCTTTGTCAGTCAGTTTGATGCCCCGGGCGCCCCGATCAAACAGGCGCAGTTCCAGACTGGATTCCAGTCCGGCGATGCGCTGAGAAATAGACGGTTGGGTCGTGTTGAGTTTTTCGGCAGCCGCCCGGAAACCGCCAAGCTCGGCAACCCACACAAAGGCTTCGATCTGTTTGAGATCAATCATGTTTCCGGTCCAGAAAATAGGCAGTCTTATTATGCCTGATCGCTATTGGCGGTCAGAAGTAGAGCTGACGGATATTTTTCCGTATCTTTGTTTGATTGAACGCGCCCACCACTATAATTCGCCCATGACTTGCAAGATACTGATTGTGCGTACGTCCTCTTTGGGAGATCTGGTACATATGCTGCCAGCAATCTCGGACATTGCACGCCATGTGCCCGGTGCACAAATTGATTGGCTCGTAGAAGAGAGCTTTGCTCAGATTCCAGGCTGGCACCCGGCAGTAAATGAAGTGATTCCGGTGGCGCATCGACGCTGGCGCAAGCAATGGTGGTCTGCCCAGACACGCCAGGAGCGCGCCGCCTTGCGCGAGCAACTGCAATCGCGCCAATACGATGTGGTGTTGGACATGCAGGCGCTGATGAAATCCATCTGGCTGGTGCGGCAGACTAAAGGCCGTCGTCATGGACTGGACTGGAAGTCCGCGCGTGAACCGCTGGCCTCGCTGTTTTACGATGTGCGTCATCGCGTCGGTTTCTGGCAGCCTGCTGTTTTCCGCCAGCGCAGCTTGGCCGCTTCTGCCTTTGGTTATCAGTTTGAAGGCGCTCCTGATTTTGGTTTGCAGGGTTTGGCCGCGCAAGCCCCCAAGGATGAGGATCCTTACGCCATCATCATGCCTTCGGCCAGCCGCGACGATAAGCTCTGGGAGCCGGAGAACTGGCAGCAGGTCTTTGACCGCCTGCAAGCTGAGGGCATGGCGCTGCGGCTGTTGGCTGGCAGCCCTGCCGAGTCCGAGCGTGCCGAGGCCCTGATTGCCGGGCGTAGCCAGGCGCAAGTGCTGCCACGAATGGATTTGACGCCTATTGCCCTGCAATTGGCCGGCGCGCAGGTGATGGTTGGGCTCGATAGCGGGTTGACGCATTTGTCGGCCGGCCTGGGGCGGCCCACCATTGGTATCTATAAAGCCTCGACCCCCGTACGTACTCCCTTGGAAGGCTCCGCCTATACCGCCAGCCTGGGCGAGCGCGGGCACCCTCCTTCGGCAGAGACGGTGCTCTGTGCCATCGATCAGGCATTGGGACGGACGACGGCGCCAGAGGCCGGCTTGCTGGACTCGCAAAAGAACTAGTTTGAGCCTGGGTGCCAATTCGTTTTTTTGTCAGTCGGCTTTGTGCTTACAATACGCGATGCCAAGGGGCCTGCGGCCCCGCTTGAATACAGGCTTTTTGCTGCCTGGCATCGTTTCCTATATTTCCTCCTGGTAGTGCCAAGCCTGGCTTGGCCGCTGCTGGTTTCGCACCGAGGCTAAGCGGGTGAACCGATTTTTCTATACCGCCTCCATTCGTATTCTGGCTCCAGCCTTGATGGCCTGGATGGGCTTGCGTGCCCGCCGAGCGGGTGGCGAGTGGCAGGTGTTATCGGGCCCGCGCTTTGGTTTTTATGGTGCCCTGCCGGTACCCAGCAAAGCGCCGGTATGGGTGCACGCAGTCAGCTTGGGTGAGACACGTGCGGCCCAGCCTTTGATCCGTGCCTTGCTGGACCAGGGCGAAACGGTCCTGCTGACGCATATGACCGTTACGGGCCGAGCAGAGGGGGCAAGTGCATTTGCCGCCGAGATCGCAAGCGGACAGTTGCTGCAGCAATGGCTGCCTTACGACTTTCCCGGCTCTGTACGACGTTTTTTTGCGCATTACCGTCCATGTGCCGGGGTGTTGATTGAACGCGAAGTGTGGCCCAATCTGCTGGCTGCCGCACGCCGACAAGGTGTGCCCATGATGTTGGCCAGTGCCCGGTTCTCGGAAAGTGCGTTGCGCACCAGCTTGAAGGCGGGTTCGGTCATGCGCGAGGCATACCGCTCCTTCAAGCTGATTTACGCTCAAAGCCTGGCCGATGCGCAGCGTCTGGAGCTGGCAGGAGCACAAGGCGTGCGCGTATCTGGGAACTTGAAGTTTGATGTGGTCTTGCCGCAGGACAAGATTGCCCGTGGTCGTGGTTTTGCCAGTGATCTGGGACGACGTGTGGTGGTGATTGCCAGTACCCGCGAGACCGAACATGCCGATTTCATGGATGCGATTGCCCACTATTTGCGCCGCGAACGTGAACACGGCAGCGAGCTGCACAGTCCGGTCTTGTTTGTCGTTATTCCGCGTCACCCCGAGCGTTTTGAGGAAGCGGCAGATTATTTGAATCAGCTAGGTTTACGTTCAGTGCGACGTAGCGAACTGTTAAAGCAGGGCGATACCAGCACGAGTGCGATTCAAGCCTGTCGAGAGGTCGATGTGCTTCTGGGAGATACCATTGGCGAAATGCACTGGTACTACGGCCTGGCGCGCGTGGCCATTGTTGCGGGCAGCTTCCAGCCCCTGGGCGGCCAGAATTTCATCGAAGCCTGTGCAGTTGGTGTCCCTGTGATTGTGGGCCCGCATACTCATAATTTTGCCCAAGCCATGCAAGATGCCATGCAGGCAGGTGCCGCGATACGTGCCGCTACGCCAGCCGTGGCGCTGCAACAGGCATTGGAGCTGGTGGATGATCCAGCACGCCATCACAAGATGGCTGACGCGGGTCTGCATTGGGTTCAGATGCATGAAGGCGCAGTGCAGCGCGTACTTTCTGGATTGGCACAAATTCGCGATTAAATACCGAGCTGTTTATTAGCTAATAAGTATTTATTTTTACGTGTTTTTGAATTTGTGGTGAATTGAGGACAGCTTGCCTTGATTTGAATCAAGTTGAATAAAAAAAGCCCGCATTAAGCGGGCTTTTTTGAGATCTAAAAACTGATCGAAATCGATTTACAGTTTTTGGATGCTCTTAGCTTGTGGACCCTTTTGGCCTTCAGCCGACACGTACGAAACGCGCTGGTTTTCTTCCAAGGATTTAAAGCCCGTGCCCAAGATGTCGGAATGGTGAACGAAAAGATCTTTGCCACCGTTGTCGGGGGAGATAAAGCCGTAGCCTTTTTCGTTATTGAACCATTTCACGATACCGGTTTCTGTTTGCATTTCCTGCATTCCCTAAAAATGACGAGCAATCTGCTCAAAAAAGATTGTCAAGATGTAAAAATCAGGGCAATGAGTATTAGAAACAATACCGTATTGAACAAACTTCGACGAACTTGAAATCCTGCACCGCCAATCGTAGGGGGTATTTAACCTGTAAGTCAAGCTAAATCGACCCTTTGCGTGGTTTTCAGGCAGTGTTTGATCAACAATTACAACCAAGCTTGTTATCGCAACGGACCCCTCTGCGCCCCTCGTTAAAGTCCGTGGTATTTACGACCAAATTCAAGCGTAGCATGAAAGAAACCGGACTTGCTACCACAGTCGTAACGCGTGCCTTCATATTCATATGCATATACCGCACGACTTTCCAAAAGACTGGCAATTCCATCCGTTAATTGAATCTCTCCACCTACCCCCGCTTGAGTGCGTCGCAGGTGGTCAAATATTTCTGCCTCCAATACATAACGCCCTACAACGGCTTGTGTAGAGGGAGCTACTTCGGGTGCTGGCTTTTCAACAATTCCATTTAGCCGGGTGGCTTTGGAATCGACTAAATTACCCGAAACAATTCCATATTTATTTGTTTCATTTCTATTTACATTTTGTGTCGCCACAATACTGCCGTTGTATTGATGAGCTGCCTCGACCAGTTGCCGGGATACCGGCGTGGTGGCGTCGATCAGGTCGTCCGCCAGCAGGACCAGGAAGGGCTCATTGCCCACGATGGGGGCAGCGCACAGCACGGCATGGCCCAGACCCAGCGCGCGTGGCTGGCGGGTGTAAATACAGCTCACATGGCTGGGGATGATGTTCTGAACGGCGTCCAGCAATTCCAGCTTGTTCTTGCCTTCCAGCTCGTGCTCCAGTTCCGGGATGCTGTCAAAGTGATCTTCAATGGCCCGTTTGTTGCGGCCTGTAATAAAGATCAACTCTGTGACTCCGGCGGCAACCGCTTCTTCGACAGCGTACTGAATTAGTGGTTTGTCGACGATTGGCAACATTTCCTTGGGCATGGCCTTGGTGGCCGGCAGAAAACGTGTGCCTAGACCGGCGACGGGGAAAACAGCTTTGCGTATAGGTTTCATAGTGTCGTCAATCGAGGATCAAGGTGAAGCTGGCGCGGGATGAGCCGGAGTTCCAAGTTGAATGGCATCCTGGTTTCGCTGCGAAAACTGCCGAGGCTCACGCCCTTGTTCACTGGGAGGTGTGCCGAAAAAGCCTTGTCCAAAAGCTAGAAGGGCGACGTTTGCCACCAGGATCAGTATGAAAAGCAGTCGCATCGCAGATGCCCTGAAAAATACAGTTCAACCCAAGATTGTACGGGTAGGGGAGTTTAAGTTCATCCGTTTTAATGCCAATCGTATCTAAGGGTCTCCCCACTTGTCTGACGCTGAAAGCCCGTTGTGAAACCCATTCGGGCTTACAAATGGGCGGCAAACAGCGCCAAGCCACGCAAAGCAGGCGTTTCCAGTTCCTGCAGCTGGGGTACCTCTATATTGAGCAGGCGGCAATGGTGACTTAATTGTTCTAACAGTTCTTGCTGCGCCAGAGCGCGGCCACCGCCGGCCAGAAACACTAATGGGCCATGTCCAAGATGTTGACGGCCTTTTTCCCATTGCCGCAATACCGCCCCAGCCTGCGCCGCGGCCACCCCTGTACTGATAGCCGCTTGAGTATTGCGCGGGAACGCCGCTGTTTGTCCATGTGCCTCGGGAAGCTGCGCCGTATTTTGCTTGAGCGAAGCCAGCATCAAGCTGGGGCCGGGCAAGATGGAACCGCCCAAAAAGTGACGTACCTCGTTTTGCGCAGGCCCCAGCAAATCAATCGTTGTGGCAGTACCAAAGCTGATCAGCAAGGCCCCTTGTTCGGCCGGGTATTCCTGGGCCAGCAGATCGCTCAGCCCTAATAGGGAAGCCCAGCGGTCGGCGCCCAGTTGGCTGGCCTGCTCATAATCGTTGTGCAGCCCAAAAACTTGCTCTTGTGCCTGCAACCAGCGTACCGGACCCAAACCCAGACGGCTGACAGCGGCATCAATTTGTTTTTGCACCTGGGGACCTGCCACATTCACCCCTAGCGCTTGCACACCTTTTTGATTGGCGAATTCTTGCAAGGGGGCCTGGCCTGCTTCCAGCCAAACTGCCAATTGATCCAATTGGTCCGCATGCACGCTAACCGGCTGGCTTTCGCGCGCGCCGGTTAAAGGATGACACCACCCTAATTTGATGCGGGTATTGCCAGAGTCGATAAGCAGGGTCATGCCGGGTCGTCAGAGCTGAAAAGAGTGCAGTATAGCGATCAGCGTTGGGCGCGAACGGAAACTTCGCCCACCGTGACCGCTCGTTCGGAACCATCGGGGTGGCGCAACAATAATTGCCCCGAGGTATTGATGCCCGTCACAATGCCGGTGTGCAGGACCTGGCCGTTGTCGATGATATGGACTTGCTGGCCTATCAGTGCATCAACTTGCGCGTAGCGTGTGGGCAGATCCGCGAAGCCCTGGGCCGTAACATGGTTCAGGCTTAGGTACAGACTTTGGGCAACCTTGGCCACAATGTCCGAACATCGTGCCAGGCTTGCTTGCTGGGAGTGTTCCGCAATGCTGCTCCAGTCCGCAATGGCGCGTTGTGTATTTTGGCTGATGGTTGTCGCATCGCGCAGATTCAGGCCTATGCCAATAATCACGACATGATGGTCACTGGAACTGGGTGCAGCGCTGGCGCGTGTTGCTTCAACCAGAATGCCCGATAGCTTGGCCTGATCCCACAGCACGTCGTTCGGCCATTTCATGGCCAGACGATTACGTACGGCGGGTTCCAGAAACTGGCGCAGCGCTTCTGTTGTTGCCAGACCGGACAGCGGCGAGAGCGTAGGCAGTTGTCGTGCCGGCAGAAAAATATCGAAGGCACAGGAAAACATCAGGTTTGCACCAACGCTGTTTTCCCAGGTGCGGCCAGCACGTCCACGGCCACGGCTTTGCAGATGAGCGCCCAACAGCCAGGGACGCACACGCGGCCCGGATTCCTGGCGGGCCAGGGCGAGCAAATCCGCGTTGGTCGATTCGGTCGAATCCACCCAGCGTATCTGGGGAAAATGGGGCAAGCGCGTACGCAGCTCTGCCATCATGTCGCGAGGGCTGGGTAGGGTGAATGCAGAAGAGGTATTCATGACAATCCGGTACACTGGATGAGTTAAACGTAATCTTATGTGATATTTGATCTGAGCATGTCTGAACGCGTAGATACAATCCAATTTTCCGGCCAGGCCGGTGTTATTGACTGTGCTCTGGACTGGCCAGCAGGCGAGCCCAAGGGTTGGGCCTTGCTGCTGCATCCTCATCCTTTGCATGGTGGAGCACGTAATAACAAAGTCGTGACCACCTTGTCGCGCAGCGCCACACAACATGGTTTGCTGGCAGTACGCCCCGATTTCCGGGGTGTCGGAAAGTCTGCTGGGGAGTTCGACAGCAGCCGTGGCGAAACCGCCGATATGCTGGCCCTTATTGAGCAATTCCCATCGCATTTCCCGCAGTGGAGTTCCGGCCCATCCATGTTGGCCGGTTTTTCATTTGGCACCGCGGTCGCTGCCCAAGTGTATGCCAGCCTGCAAGAAGCGCAGGCGCCTTTGCCCGGTGCGTTCATCCTGACCGGCACCGCGGTCAACCGCTTTCGCTTCCGGGATGTAAGCCCTCCTGTCGACACTTTATTAGTACACGGTGAAACCGACGATGTTGTTCCCCTGTCGGAAGGCATGGACTTTGCGCGTGAGCATCAGTTGCCCATGGTCGTGCTGCCCGAGGCTGGCCACTTTTTTCATGGCAAGCTGATCCAGCTGCGCGAGCTGGTTAGCCGTCATTTGGCCGGGCTTGGAACCTAAGCCGGGTTTTGCTTTCAAATCGTTGCGTTTTCCTGTTCAGACTCAGGGGCCTTGCCCCTCACAGGCCCAGATGGCTCTGCCATAATGGGTTCTTTCCGCCACTGTCAAAGCAATCGATTTTTTCCATGACTTCTATTCAAAAATTTGCATCTCCAGTCCTCTCTCGTTGTGTGGTGGCTCTTGCCCTGGCGCTGCCTATGGTGGCTCAGGCACAAACTCAAACTCCTGCCCCGACAGAATCGGCTCAAGTGCTTGGCGCTCAGACGCCTGCCTTGCCAGGTGATTTGTCCGTTGTACCCGCACCTAGCCTGACGGCCCGTGCC
This genomic window from Alcaligenes faecalis contains:
- a CDS encoding TRAP transporter substrate-binding protein, with the translated sequence MKKIVLTSLALGSLALGSAAMAQELPKTSLKVVGGLSNLTAYQNTEQPFWAKKVPELSGGQITADIKGFNDMGLKGPEIMRLIGQGVIPFGTATLAYFASDNSINEAIDLAGLAPDIEMAKKLTDAFTPAYEQFYAKNNVKVLGFSTYPAQVLFCNGNFNGLSDLKGKKVRTSSRTQAEFVQALGGNSVTIPFGEVVPALQNGVVDCAITGSMSGYSAKWYEVSSKLYEMPINWNQQIHAANLGTWNKLDPKVQEFLASNIKAMTEEIWAAAAKETQEGYDCNTGADTCTQPLKGKMTLVKPTDADRELLKKVMSETVVPKWADRSSADTVAAFNASLSPILGFEAKK
- a CDS encoding putative hydro-lyase, with amino-acid sequence MNLQTLPVLAPEAEKCRELIRQETHTGPTAGLAAGYVQANLMILPKDWADEFLLFCQRNPKPCPLLAVTEPGQFQVPTLGGSIDLRTDFPRYRVWQNGELNAEPLNIEDVWRDDLVSFLIGCSFSFEEALLADGIDVRHISAGVNVPMYRSSIQTQGTQRLSGPLVVSMRPMRAADAIRAIQITSRFPSVHGAPVHIGDPSLIGISDLQQPDYGDAVPVGPDELPVFWACGVTPQAVAAQAKPQFCITHAPGHMLITDLPNTRLAAL
- a CDS encoding LysR family transcriptional regulator, whose protein sequence is MIDLKQIEAFVWVAELGGFRAAAEKLNTTQPSISQRIAGLESSLELRLFDRGARGIKLTDKGQELLSHAQRMLDLRTEMLRAAKEQNAIRGLLRLGVAETIVQTWLHELIDKLHQEYPSLVIEIHVDTTSVLRQQLASFQIDMAMIVGVGQDPKEQCIRLCAYQLGWVASPELKLHGRKVSVSELGVYPVITYPSGSVPYLATREALLRAGVKSPRIFGSASLSTIVQMTRHAMGPSVLAPDVIKDELSEGKLRLLKVDQPLPAIEFFACWMDSPDSHIARVVADHAQAIAQQYVQSDK
- the waaC gene encoding lipopolysaccharide heptosyltransferase I — encoded protein: MTCKILIVRTSSLGDLVHMLPAISDIARHVPGAQIDWLVEESFAQIPGWHPAVNEVIPVAHRRWRKQWWSAQTRQERAALREQLQSRQYDVVLDMQALMKSIWLVRQTKGRRHGLDWKSAREPLASLFYDVRHRVGFWQPAVFRQRSLAASAFGYQFEGAPDFGLQGLAAQAPKDEDPYAIIMPSASRDDKLWEPENWQQVFDRLQAEGMALRLLAGSPAESERAEALIAGRSQAQVLPRMDLTPIALQLAGAQVMVGLDSGLTHLSAGLGRPTIGIYKASTPVRTPLEGSAYTASLGERGHPPSAETVLCAIDQALGRTTAPEAGLLDSQKN
- a CDS encoding 3-deoxy-D-manno-octulosonic acid transferase, encoding MNRFFYTASIRILAPALMAWMGLRARRAGGEWQVLSGPRFGFYGALPVPSKAPVWVHAVSLGETRAAQPLIRALLDQGETVLLTHMTVTGRAEGASAFAAEIASGQLLQQWLPYDFPGSVRRFFAHYRPCAGVLIEREVWPNLLAAARRQGVPMMLASARFSESALRTSLKAGSVMREAYRSFKLIYAQSLADAQRLELAGAQGVRVSGNLKFDVVLPQDKIARGRGFASDLGRRVVVIASTRETEHADFMDAIAHYLRREREHGSELHSPVLFVVIPRHPERFEEAADYLNQLGLRSVRRSELLKQGDTSTSAIQACREVDVLLGDTIGEMHWYYGLARVAIVAGSFQPLGGQNFIEACAVGVPVIVGPHTHNFAQAMQDAMQAGAAIRAATPAVALQQALELVDDPARHHKMADAGLHWVQMHEGAVQRVLSGLAQIRD
- a CDS encoding cold-shock protein, which translates into the protein MQTETGIVKWFNNEKGYGFISPDNGGKDLFVHHSDILGTGFKSLEENQRVSYVSAEGQKGPQAKSIQKL
- the galU gene encoding UTP--glucose-1-phosphate uridylyltransferase GalU, which translates into the protein MKPIRKAVFPVAGLGTRFLPATKAMPKEMLPIVDKPLIQYAVEEAVAAGVTELIFITGRNKRAIEDHFDSIPELEHELEGKNKLELLDAVQNIIPSHVSCIYTRQPRALGLGHAVLCAAPIVGNEPFLVLLADDLIDATTPVSRQLVEAAHQYNGSIVATQNVNRNETNKYGIVSGNLVDSKATRLNGIVEKPAPEVAPSTQAVVGRYVLEAEIFDHLRRTQAGVGGEIQLTDGIASLLESRAVYAYEYEGTRYDCGSKSGFFHATLEFGRKYHGL
- a CDS encoding type III pantothenate kinase; the encoded protein is MTLLIDSGNTRIKLGWCHPLTGARESQPVSVHADQLDQLAVWLEAGQAPLQEFANQKGVQALGVNVAGPQVQKQIDAAVSRLGLGPVRWLQAQEQVFGLHNDYEQASQLGADRWASLLGLSDLLAQEYPAEQGALLISFGTATTIDLLGPAQNEVRHFLGGSILPGPSLMLASLKQNTAQLPEAHGQTAAFPRNTQAAISTGVAAAQAGAVLRQWEKGRQHLGHGPLVFLAGGGRALAQQELLEQLSHHCRLLNIEVPQLQELETPALRGLALFAAHL
- a CDS encoding biotin--[acetyl-CoA-carboxylase] ligase, with the protein product MNTSSAFTLPSPRDMMAELRTRLPHFPQIRWVDSTESTNADLLALARQESGPRVRPWLLGAHLQSRGRGRAGRTWENSVGANLMFSCAFDIFLPARQLPTLSPLSGLATTEALRQFLEPAVRNRLAMKWPNDVLWDQAKLSGILVEATRASAAPSSSDHHVVIIGIGLNLRDATTISQNTQRAIADWSSIAEHSQQASLARCSDIVAKVAQSLYLSLNHVTAQGFADLPTRYAQVDALIGQQVHIIDNGQVLHTGIVTGINTSGQLLLRHPDGSERAVTVGEVSVRAQR
- a CDS encoding alpha/beta hydrolase, coding for MSERVDTIQFSGQAGVIDCALDWPAGEPKGWALLLHPHPLHGGARNNKVVTTLSRSATQHGLLAVRPDFRGVGKSAGEFDSSRGETADMLALIEQFPSHFPQWSSGPSMLAGFSFGTAVAAQVYASLQEAQAPLPGAFILTGTAVNRFRFRDVSPPVDTLLVHGETDDVVPLSEGMDFAREHQLPMVVLPEAGHFFHGKLIQLRELVSRHLAGLGT